The following proteins are co-located in the Thermostichus vulcanus str. 'Rupite' genome:
- the hemL gene encoding glutamate-1-semialdehyde 2,1-aminomutase, producing MTSTLHPTSFNTTQSKQIFAQAKTLMPGGVSSPVRAFKSVGGDPVVFDRVSGAYAWDVDGNRYIDYIGSWGPAIVGHAHPEVIEALQKALSKGTSFGAPCVLENQLAELVIEAVPSVEMVRFVNSGTEACMAVLRLMRAYTGREKVIKFEGCYHGHADMFLVKAGSGVATLGLPDSPGVPKAVTSATLTAPYNDLEAVKALFEQNPDSIAGVILEPVVGNAGFIPPQPGFLQGLRDLTQQYGALLVFDEVMTGFRISYGGVQAKLGVTPDLTTLGKVIGGGLPVGAYGGRREIMEWVAPAGPMYQAGTLSGNPLAMTAGIQTLQILRRPGTYEYLERITEKLANGLLQVAQETGHAACGGYLPGMFGLFFTAGPVRNYEEAKTSDLQKFARFHRGMLEQGIYLAPSQFEAGFTSLAHTEADVEQTLAAARQVLSTL from the coding sequence ATGACCAGCACCCTTCACCCCACCTCCTTTAACACCACCCAATCCAAGCAAATTTTTGCCCAGGCCAAAACCTTGATGCCGGGCGGGGTCAGTTCACCGGTGCGGGCCTTTAAGTCGGTGGGTGGGGATCCCGTTGTTTTCGACCGCGTCTCAGGGGCCTATGCCTGGGATGTAGACGGCAATCGATACATCGACTACATCGGGAGCTGGGGGCCTGCCATTGTCGGCCATGCCCACCCGGAGGTGATTGAAGCGCTACAAAAAGCCCTCAGTAAAGGCACCAGTTTTGGCGCTCCCTGTGTTTTGGAAAACCAACTGGCGGAACTGGTGATCGAGGCAGTGCCCAGCGTGGAGATGGTGCGCTTTGTCAATTCGGGTACCGAAGCCTGTATGGCGGTGCTGCGCCTGATGCGAGCCTACACCGGTCGGGAAAAGGTGATCAAGTTTGAAGGCTGCTACCACGGCCATGCGGATATGTTTCTGGTGAAAGCGGGATCCGGAGTCGCTACCCTGGGGCTGCCGGATTCCCCTGGGGTACCGAAAGCGGTTACCAGTGCTACCCTAACCGCACCCTACAACGATCTTGAAGCGGTTAAGGCCCTATTTGAGCAAAACCCTGACTCGATTGCGGGCGTGATCCTGGAGCCGGTGGTGGGCAATGCCGGCTTTATCCCGCCGCAGCCGGGCTTTTTACAAGGTTTACGAGACCTGACTCAACAGTACGGGGCGCTGCTGGTGTTTGATGAGGTGATGACCGGGTTTCGCATCAGCTATGGCGGTGTTCAGGCCAAGCTGGGGGTGACCCCCGATTTAACCACCCTAGGGAAAGTGATTGGCGGTGGCTTGCCGGTGGGGGCCTATGGCGGTCGGCGGGAGATTATGGAGTGGGTGGCTCCAGCAGGGCCGATGTATCAAGCAGGGACCCTATCGGGCAATCCCTTGGCCATGACGGCAGGGATCCAGACGCTGCAAATTCTGCGTCGTCCCGGCACCTACGAGTACTTGGAACGGATCACTGAAAAGCTGGCCAATGGATTATTACAGGTGGCCCAAGAAACTGGGCATGCCGCCTGTGGGGGCTATTTGCCGGGCATGTTTGGCCTGTTTTTCACCGCCGGGCCCGTTCGCAATTATGAAGAGGCCAAAACCTCGGATCTGCAAAAGTTTGCCCGCTTCCATCGCGGCATGTTGGAGCAGGGGATCTACCTGGCTCCTTCTCAATTTGAGGCAGGCTTTACCTCCCTAGCCCATACGGAGGCGGATGTGGAGCAGACCTTGGCGGCAGCGCGGCAGGTGTTGAGTACCCTGTAG
- a CDS encoding PhzF family phenazine biosynthesis protein, which yields MEGVRIPFFQVDAFTQKPFAGNPAAVCLLTKEGLAEPLLQQIAAENNLSETAFLLPQGSQGTTLHYELRWFTPTTEVDLCGHATLASAHVLFTQVDPQAEVVEFSTRSGLLRVRRQGERLVMDFPAQALEPWPEALERVSAALGVRPLELYQGGLGLAVLASAQQVQQLQPNMAEIKALASTGLIVTAPAEELDGEELDFVSRFFAPQLGIPEDPVTGAAHCLLIPYWAKRLGQSELTARQVSARGGELFCRDLGSRVEIAGYAVLVIVGELLLN from the coding sequence ATGGAGGGTGTGCGGATCCCGTTCTTTCAAGTCGATGCTTTCACCCAGAAGCCCTTTGCGGGCAATCCAGCCGCCGTTTGTTTGCTCACAAAAGAGGGGTTGGCGGAGCCGCTCCTGCAGCAGATTGCCGCCGAGAATAATCTTTCGGAAACTGCCTTTTTGCTGCCCCAGGGATCCCAAGGCACCACTCTCCACTACGAACTGCGCTGGTTTACCCCGACCACAGAAGTGGATCTGTGCGGTCATGCTACCTTGGCCAGTGCCCATGTGCTGTTTACCCAAGTGGATCCGCAGGCGGAGGTGGTCGAGTTTTCTACCCGCAGTGGTCTGTTGCGGGTGCGGCGCCAAGGGGAGCGTTTGGTGATGGACTTTCCCGCCCAAGCCTTGGAGCCATGGCCGGAAGCACTGGAGAGGGTGTCAGCAGCGTTGGGGGTTAGGCCTCTGGAGTTGTATCAAGGGGGACTAGGGTTGGCGGTCTTGGCCTCTGCCCAGCAAGTGCAGCAGCTGCAGCCGAATATGGCCGAGATCAAGGCCCTGGCCAGCACAGGGTTGATCGTCACCGCTCCCGCAGAGGAGTTAGATGGAGAGGAGCTGGATTTTGTCTCTCGCTTTTTCGCCCCACAACTGGGGATCCCGGAGGATCCGGTGACAGGAGCAGCCCATTGCCTGCTCATACCCTACTGGGCCAAACGGCTGGGCCAATCTGAACTGACGGCCCGCCAAGTTTCTGCGCGTGGGGGTGAGTTGTTTTGTCGAGATCTCGGATCTCGTGTGGAAATCGCTGGATATGCCGTGCTGGTGATTGTGGGAGAGCTTTTGCTGAACTAG
- a CDS encoding apocytochrome f encodes MKRICLALCALLLLLGMGTRPAAAFPYYAQMAYDNPREATGKIVCANCHLNAMPTRAEVPQAVTPGQVFDIKVGIPYDLSKQQLLADGSKGGLNVGAVVVLPEGFRLATEEEMTEAQREETAETYITPYSDEKPHILLVGPLAGEEHQEIVFPVVAPDPAEDPSVAFMKYKVFVGANRGRGQLNPDGSLSNNNVFRAPATGRLVSVALIESDISDLPADLASLVPPEYELPGTRVLSFETENGIQNLVLPPGPDLIINLGDSVKEGDPVTNNPNVGGFGQVERDLVLQSPDRVKWLLAFLAAVFIAQVVLVLKKKQVELIQAAEILG; translated from the coding sequence ATGAAGCGAATTTGCTTGGCCCTGTGTGCGTTGCTGCTGCTATTAGGGATGGGAACTCGTCCGGCGGCAGCCTTCCCCTACTACGCCCAAATGGCCTACGACAACCCCCGTGAAGCGACCGGAAAGATTGTTTGCGCCAACTGCCACCTGAATGCCATGCCCACCCGCGCTGAGGTACCGCAGGCGGTGACTCCCGGTCAGGTGTTCGATATCAAAGTCGGGATCCCTTACGACCTCAGTAAACAGCAGCTGCTAGCTGATGGCAGTAAGGGAGGATTAAACGTGGGGGCGGTGGTGGTGTTGCCGGAAGGCTTCCGCCTCGCCACCGAAGAGGAAATGACCGAAGCGCAGCGGGAAGAAACTGCCGAAACCTACATTACTCCCTATAGCGATGAGAAGCCTCACATCCTTTTGGTGGGGCCACTGGCGGGAGAGGAGCATCAAGAAATTGTCTTCCCCGTGGTTGCCCCCGATCCGGCTGAGGATCCCTCGGTGGCCTTCATGAAATACAAGGTGTTTGTGGGAGCGAATCGGGGACGCGGCCAGCTCAACCCCGATGGCAGCCTCAGCAACAACAACGTCTTCCGCGCTCCAGCCACAGGCCGCTTGGTCAGTGTTGCTTTAATCGAGTCGGATATCAGTGATTTACCGGCTGATTTGGCCAGTTTGGTTCCCCCTGAATACGAGCTGCCGGGCACCCGAGTGCTCAGCTTCGAGACGGAAAACGGGATCCAAAACCTGGTATTACCACCGGGCCCAGACCTAATAATCAACCTTGGCGACAGTGTGAAGGAAGGGGATCCCGTTACCAACAACCCCAATGTGGGTGGCTTCGGACAAGTGGAGCGGGATCTGGTGCTACAAAGCCCGGATCGGGTGAAGTGGCTCCTGGCCTTCCTGGCGGCAGTGTTCATCGCTCAGGTGGTGCTGGTGCTGAAGAAGAAGCAGGTGGAGCTGATCCAAGCGGCGGAGATTCTTGGCTAA
- a CDS encoding DUF4351 domain-containing protein, whose translation MEAQIRGLSLEQIELLGEALLEFGSLAELKAWLTEHSRISNRLLPLQRLEKTFGILYRAKSV comes from the coding sequence CTGGAGGCCCAAATTCGCGGTTTGTCTCTGGAGCAGATCGAATTACTGGGTGAAGCCCTGCTGGAGTTTGGATCCCTAGCTGAGCTGAAAGCTTGGCTGACAGAGCACTCACGAATTTCCAATCGACTCCTTCCGCTACAGAGGCTGGAGAAAACATTCGGGATCCTCTACCGTGCCAAATCCGTCTAG
- a CDS encoding DUF3067 family protein — translation MTGSDFQALLQEKWGHSYDVQLRRVNQKVVLLVMWRYLEQPSFPMSEAEYLAHLQDIVAHLQAWGVWEAVQREIKATRQKPRMGKAVTIPLDLAGMGERASEWLL, via the coding sequence ATGACGGGATCCGACTTTCAAGCTTTGCTCCAGGAGAAATGGGGCCATTCCTACGATGTGCAACTGCGGCGCGTCAACCAAAAGGTGGTGCTGCTGGTGATGTGGCGCTACCTAGAGCAACCGTCTTTTCCGATGAGCGAAGCTGAGTATCTTGCCCATTTGCAGGACATTGTTGCTCACTTGCAAGCTTGGGGAGTATGGGAAGCGGTTCAAAGGGAAATCAAAGCCACCCGCCAAAAACCCCGCATGGGCAAAGCGGTAACCATCCCGCTTGACTTGGCTGGGATGGGGGAACGGGCCTCGGAGTGGCTGCTGTGA
- a CDS encoding cytochrome b6-f complex iron-sulfur subunit: MTEAVRNFEAPPMGRRVFMNALLSGSVGVVVLGALYPVVKYFIPPSSGGGGEGLLAQDALGKPIRVSELLATHASTDRVLAQGLKGDPTYIVINDGAIANYGLNAVCTHLGCVVPWNVGENLFKCPCHGSQYAANGKVVRGPAPRSLELVSATVEGDNVRFSPWKEADFRDA, from the coding sequence ATGACGGAAGCCGTTCGCAACTTTGAAGCGCCCCCCATGGGCCGACGTGTCTTTATGAATGCCCTCCTGAGTGGCTCTGTGGGGGTTGTGGTGCTGGGTGCCCTCTACCCGGTGGTGAAGTATTTCATTCCGCCTTCTTCCGGGGGAGGCGGTGAGGGGCTGTTGGCCCAGGATGCCCTTGGTAAACCGATCCGTGTCAGCGAGCTGCTGGCCACTCATGCCAGCACCGACCGGGTGTTGGCCCAAGGTTTGAAAGGGGATCCCACCTACATCGTGATCAATGACGGTGCTATAGCCAACTATGGCCTCAATGCCGTTTGTACCCACCTCGGCTGTGTGGTGCCCTGGAATGTGGGGGAAAACCTATTTAAGTGTCCCTGCCATGGATCCCAGTATGCGGCCAACGGCAAGGTGGTACGGGGGCCAGCACCCCGCTCTCTGGAGCTGGTTAGTGCCACCGTGGAAGGCGACAATGTTCGCTTTAGCCCCTGGAAAGAAGCCGACTTCCGTGATGCCTAA
- a CDS encoding FAD-dependent oxidoreductase, with protein MNGKVWGAVLLGLGILSSGRGMAQTPSAPVPETSVTCEIFIAGGGLGGVAAAYDALQLGRQVCMTEITDWIGGQVSAQGVSALDERPLQRENDIFPRGYSEFRQRVRAEYGGDPNPGKCWVSVLCFSPQVGHRVIRQMLEPYLQSGQLQLFTETVVKDLELRNNQIRSVQAIRNIPKHAGVEPEQRGDLSSYLLDFYRLEPTEDWDKEILRFVPPVGRQSQTLPWVVIDATETGELLPLARVPYRLGTDGESRWEPSSKPYVDPYCTQGFTYTFVMERLPLPQLPVRPEFYDDPLHGPYYSYEHPRFSFPLIFTYRRILGQVPGFGEEAIRVGDQSMQNWTWGNDWRITGPEKNLILTDAQLQASGQLDPGGWMGGLRPEALLRGEQHAKGFFYWLVAGTTDFLLQQEDPTFQKDYYLRYGYLEGADSPMGSASGLSKYPYIRESRRIIGRPSKAYPQGFTIYESDITTRESDLNRGRPFIFYDSVGIGQYPIDFHDCLLPDFSLPPSNNKDSQAPTYPYQIPLRALIPQRVDNLLAGNKNIATSRIASGSYRVHPVEWAIGTAAGHTAHFALERDLIPAEIVQEPLLDLQLLPALQAQIQSLGNPIQFPGTTITATEWADPR; from the coding sequence ATGAACGGGAAAGTCTGGGGTGCGGTGTTGCTGGGGTTAGGGATCCTCAGCTCGGGAAGAGGCATGGCCCAAACCCCATCTGCACCGGTACCAGAAACCTCGGTCACCTGTGAGATTTTCATTGCGGGGGGTGGCCTGGGGGGAGTGGCGGCGGCTTACGATGCCCTGCAATTGGGCCGGCAGGTGTGCATGACGGAGATCACCGATTGGATCGGTGGCCAGGTGAGCGCCCAGGGGGTCTCGGCTCTGGATGAGCGGCCTTTGCAGCGAGAGAATGATATTTTTCCGAGGGGATATAGCGAGTTTCGCCAGCGGGTACGGGCGGAATATGGCGGGGATCCGAATCCGGGTAAGTGCTGGGTGAGTGTGCTGTGTTTTTCACCGCAGGTGGGCCACCGGGTGATCCGTCAGATGTTGGAGCCGTATCTGCAGTCGGGGCAGTTGCAGCTGTTTACCGAAACGGTGGTCAAGGATCTGGAATTGCGCAATAACCAAATTCGCAGCGTGCAAGCGATCCGTAACATTCCCAAACATGCCGGTGTCGAGCCGGAGCAACGGGGGGATCTCTCCAGCTATCTGCTGGATTTTTATCGCCTAGAACCGACAGAAGATTGGGACAAGGAGATCCTGCGCTTTGTTCCCCCGGTAGGACGACAGAGCCAAACCCTGCCTTGGGTGGTGATCGATGCCACGGAAACGGGGGAGCTGCTGCCCCTAGCTCGGGTGCCCTACCGCTTAGGAACGGACGGAGAAAGCCGTTGGGAACCCAGCTCCAAGCCCTATGTGGATCCCTACTGTACCCAGGGCTTTACCTATACCTTTGTCATGGAGCGGTTGCCGCTGCCGCAGCTGCCGGTGAGACCGGAGTTTTACGATGACCCGCTGCATGGCCCTTACTACAGCTATGAGCATCCCCGCTTTAGTTTTCCCCTTATTTTTACCTACCGGCGCATTCTCGGTCAGGTACCCGGTTTTGGGGAAGAAGCGATCCGGGTGGGGGATCAGTCGATGCAAAACTGGACTTGGGGCAACGATTGGCGGATAACGGGGCCGGAGAAAAATCTCATCCTCACCGATGCGCAACTGCAAGCCTCCGGGCAACTGGATCCCGGGGGTTGGATGGGGGGGCTACGACCGGAAGCGCTGCTGCGGGGGGAACAACACGCCAAAGGCTTTTTCTACTGGTTGGTGGCAGGAACCACCGATTTTCTATTGCAACAGGAGGATCCCACCTTTCAGAAGGACTACTACCTGCGCTATGGCTATCTGGAAGGAGCCGATAGCCCGATGGGATCCGCCAGTGGCCTTTCTAAGTATCCCTACATCCGCGAATCGCGGCGCATTATTGGCCGACCCAGCAAAGCTTACCCGCAGGGGTTCACGATTTATGAGTCGGATATCACCACGCGAGAATCCGATTTGAACCGGGGTCGCCCGTTTATCTTTTACGACTCAGTCGGCATTGGTCAGTACCCGATTGATTTTCACGACTGCCTGTTGCCGGATTTTTCGCTACCCCCCAGCAACAACAAAGACTCACAGGCTCCCACGTATCCCTACCAGATTCCTTTGCGGGCCCTGATCCCGCAGCGGGTGGATAATCTCTTAGCGGGTAATAAAAATATCGCCACCAGTCGTATTGCCAGTGGATCCTATCGGGTACATCCGGTGGAATGGGCGATTGGCACGGCGGCTGGACATACCGCTCACTTTGCTCTGGAGCGAGATCTCATCCCGGCGGAGATTGTGCAAGAACCGCTTTTGGATTTGCAGCTTTTGCCCGCCTTGCAAGCCCAGATCCAGAGTTTGGGCAACCCGATCCAATTTCCCGGTACCACCATTACTGCCACTGAATGGGCGGATCCCCGCTAG
- a CDS encoding ATP-binding protein produces MTPLEKAAEAAAELLVFRDILRDPMLLAWQALIQQLAEGDPLLGLQAYGRWFELLAEQNLSWREWLIQAIRLADNPFSRAALRPQGIPAPLMQAARHDLKCLQTLADSQEPIWEQVQALGLGIHWPDGEVGTGWDPRHFPDWGLSLEGLIAHYRQVGVGLCGQYRAFRWGGIGLQGIPTPDLPDWDGIYGNERQKQQLAANTEALMRGDPALHVLLYGARGTGKSSLVKALLSRYGGQGLRLLELNRADLIHLPEILQDLRTRVLPFILFVDDLSFEADETDFKQLKVLLEGDIAAQPPNVRLYATTNRRHLIREFFPDRPNPEDQEVHAWDTVQEKLSLRDRFGLTLTFTPFTQADYLATIEHLANQRALTYDPKALRRQALIWAQQQNGFSGRTARQFLDAIGAGLVKVAGVEE; encoded by the coding sequence ATGACCCCTCTAGAAAAAGCTGCCGAGGCGGCAGCTGAACTGCTGGTGTTTCGGGACATCCTGCGGGATCCGATGCTGCTGGCTTGGCAGGCGCTGATTCAACAGTTGGCGGAAGGGGATCCCTTGCTGGGTCTGCAGGCGTATGGCCGGTGGTTTGAGTTGCTGGCTGAGCAGAACTTGAGCTGGCGGGAATGGCTGATTCAGGCAATCCGACTGGCGGATAACCCCTTTTCGCGGGCAGCCCTGCGACCGCAGGGGATCCCGGCGCCCCTGATGCAGGCGGCTCGACATGACCTGAAGTGCCTGCAAACCCTGGCGGATAGCCAAGAGCCCATTTGGGAACAGGTGCAGGCGCTGGGCTTAGGGATCCACTGGCCGGATGGGGAAGTCGGAACGGGCTGGGATCCGCGCCACTTTCCCGATTGGGGGCTGAGTCTAGAGGGGTTGATCGCCCATTATCGGCAGGTGGGAGTGGGGTTGTGTGGGCAATACCGAGCTTTTCGCTGGGGAGGAATTGGGTTGCAAGGGATCCCGACCCCTGATTTGCCCGATTGGGATGGGATCTACGGCAATGAGCGGCAAAAACAGCAGCTAGCGGCCAATACTGAAGCGCTGATGCGCGGGGATCCCGCCTTGCATGTGTTGCTGTATGGGGCACGCGGCACGGGCAAATCATCCCTGGTGAAGGCACTGCTTAGTCGCTATGGCGGGCAAGGGTTGCGCCTGTTGGAGCTAAACCGGGCCGATCTGATCCACTTGCCAGAGATTCTGCAGGATCTGCGCACACGGGTGCTGCCCTTCATTTTGTTTGTGGATGATCTGTCGTTTGAGGCGGATGAGACTGACTTTAAGCAGCTCAAGGTGCTGTTGGAGGGGGATATTGCCGCGCAACCGCCGAATGTACGCCTCTATGCCACCACCAACCGCCGCCATTTGATTCGGGAGTTCTTCCCGGATCGGCCCAACCCTGAGGATCAAGAGGTGCACGCCTGGGATACGGTTCAGGAGAAACTGTCGCTGCGGGATCGCTTTGGCCTCACCCTCACCTTCACCCCCTTCACCCAAGCCGATTACCTGGCCACAATTGAGCACTTGGCCAACCAACGGGCTCTTACCTATGATCCCAAAGCCCTGCGCCGCCAAGCTTTGATCTGGGCACAGCAGCAAAACGGCTTTTCCGGTCGCACCGCCCGCCAGTTTTTGGATGCCATCGGAGCCGGTTTGGTCAAGGTTGCAGGAGTTGAGGAATAA
- a CDS encoding response regulator: MHSNVSKLRQTLARQLERAGYEVVQARDGQEALAQLEQQQPADLILCDVEMPRMNGFEFLNQRRKVSHLAGIPVVMLTSRSGQKHRRLAMQLGANAYLTKPCLEYELLNQVEALLPSRQRQKVADY, encoded by the coding sequence TTGCACTCAAACGTATCTAAGTTACGGCAAACGCTGGCCCGACAGTTGGAGCGTGCCGGCTACGAGGTGGTCCAAGCCCGAGATGGACAGGAGGCCCTAGCTCAACTGGAACAGCAGCAGCCCGCCGATTTGATCCTCTGTGATGTGGAAATGCCACGCATGAATGGCTTCGAGTTTCTGAATCAACGGCGCAAAGTCTCCCACTTGGCCGGGATCCCGGTGGTCATGCTCACCTCCCGCAGCGGCCAAAAGCACCGTCGTCTGGCCATGCAACTGGGGGCCAATGCTTACCTGACCAAGCCCTGCCTGGAATACGAGCTGCTCAACCAAGTAGAAGCCCTGCTGCCCAGCCGCCAGAGGCAAAAAGTTGCAGATTATTAA